The following proteins are co-located in the Pseudomonas synxantha genome:
- a CDS encoding YoaK family protein, producing the protein MLPSSRKPYTNVTLAHRQRWRGRVGMMLVACLSVLAGMTDAIGFMASGDFVSFMSGNTTRLAVAISAGDLGLTGRLVLLIATFVLGNALGVMVSRFSKRHALPLLLCIGTLLCGGALWPSTATLPALLAAIIAMGMLNAAVEEVNGLPVGLTYVTGALSRFGRGLGRWLLGERRNGWRVQLVPWAGMFIGAVIGALLEQQMGLRALWVSGALAGLLGLVTLMIPRRWHLGFMPR; encoded by the coding sequence ATGCTGCCTTCGTCCCGCAAGCCTTACACCAACGTTACGCTCGCCCATCGACAGCGCTGGCGCGGGCGGGTGGGTATGATGCTGGTGGCGTGCCTGTCGGTGCTGGCCGGCATGACCGACGCCATTGGCTTTATGGCCAGCGGCGATTTTGTCTCGTTCATGAGCGGTAACACCACGCGGTTGGCGGTGGCCATCAGCGCCGGCGACCTTGGGCTTACCGGGCGCCTGGTGCTGTTGATCGCGACCTTTGTGCTCGGTAATGCCTTGGGCGTGATGGTCAGCCGCTTCAGCAAGCGCCACGCGTTGCCGCTCTTGTTGTGCATCGGCACCTTGCTCTGTGGTGGGGCGCTATGGCCGTCGACAGCGACCTTACCGGCTCTGCTGGCGGCGATTATCGCCATGGGTATGCTCAACGCGGCCGTCGAGGAAGTGAATGGCTTGCCGGTGGGGCTCACCTATGTCACCGGCGCGCTGTCGCGCTTTGGGCGCGGGCTGGGGCGCTGGCTACTTGGCGAGCGTCGCAACGGTTGGCGCGTGCAATTGGTTCCCTGGGCCGGGATGTTTATCGGTGCGGTGATCGGCGCGCTGCTGGAACAGCAGATGGGCCTGCGTGCGCTGTGGGTCAGCGGTGCATTGGCGGGGCTATTGGGGCTGGTGACACTGATGAT
- a CDS encoding ABC-F family ATP-binding cassette domain-containing protein produces the protein MTDVTRLPVLVSLQHVSFQFANGETLLEDLNLSIDHTPTGIVGRNGRGKSILAKLLAGVLLPSSGSLKKPSSVVYVPQALTVQAGATVAHITATEPALAALERMARGEARVGDLELIDDRWDLAERLRLALDAAGLPTLSAGTRADQLSGGQLARVALIGALLAAPQLLILDEPSNHLDSAGRAWLRRVLADWRGGLVVVSHDRQLLNAMGRIIELSPLGVQVYGGNYDAYHQQRETQQQAAIAAWEHARQTRSRERRRLQKDHDSLQRNAARSRKNAETANVDRFTKARWKGAATEIVSTVRSAHHAHKNQLDEQVRQAYERVVDEAPTLLALPGSTVPNGRQVLTLEGAQLPWLDPLAPSSYLTINLAGPVRVAVRGPNGCGKSTLLKLLAGQWQAVSGECQVAVSSAYLDQHLALLDDRRCIIEQLNLLDTPLAEAELRTRLALLQLDALRVTQPVAQLSGGERLKAAMAVALWRAIPAQLLLLDEPTNHLDLESVLAFEQALKSFSGAMLAVSHDEAFLQAIEPTHHLTWHSTGWQLEYA, from the coding sequence ATGACTGACGTCACCCGGCTGCCCGTGCTTGTTTCCCTGCAACATGTGTCTTTCCAGTTCGCCAATGGCGAAACCTTGCTGGAGGACCTGAACCTGTCCATTGATCACACGCCCACCGGTATCGTCGGGCGCAATGGCCGTGGCAAAAGTATCCTGGCGAAGTTGCTGGCCGGGGTATTGCTGCCCTCCTCCGGCAGCTTGAAAAAGCCGTCCAGCGTCGTCTATGTGCCCCAGGCGCTGACGGTTCAAGCAGGCGCAACGGTCGCCCATATCACCGCCACTGAGCCTGCCTTGGCGGCCCTTGAACGTATGGCCCGAGGTGAGGCCCGTGTCGGTGACCTGGAACTGATCGACGATCGCTGGGACCTGGCCGAGCGCTTGCGCCTGGCACTGGATGCGGCGGGTTTGCCAACCCTCAGCGCCGGCACCCGGGCTGATCAACTCAGCGGCGGCCAGTTGGCTCGGGTCGCCCTGATCGGTGCGCTACTGGCGGCGCCGCAGTTGCTGATTCTGGACGAACCGAGCAACCACCTCGACAGTGCCGGGCGCGCTTGGCTGCGACGGGTGCTGGCCGATTGGCGCGGCGGCCTGGTGGTGGTCAGCCATGATCGACAGCTACTCAACGCCATGGGGCGCATCATCGAATTGTCACCCCTTGGTGTCCAGGTTTACGGCGGCAACTACGATGCCTATCACCAGCAACGGGAGACGCAGCAGCAGGCCGCCATCGCGGCGTGGGAACATGCGCGCCAGACACGTAGCCGTGAGCGTCGACGCCTGCAAAAAGACCATGACAGCCTGCAGCGCAACGCCGCACGCTCGCGTAAAAACGCCGAGACCGCCAACGTCGACCGCTTCACCAAGGCGCGCTGGAAAGGCGCCGCCACGGAAATTGTCAGCACTGTGCGCAGCGCTCATCACGCGCACAAAAACCAGCTGGATGAACAGGTGCGTCAAGCCTACGAGCGCGTGGTGGACGAAGCGCCCACCCTGCTTGCCTTGCCAGGCTCGACGGTGCCCAACGGCCGGCAAGTGCTGACGTTGGAAGGTGCGCAGCTGCCCTGGCTCGATCCGCTGGCGCCCTCCAGCTATCTGACCATTAACCTGGCGGGGCCCGTGCGCGTTGCAGTGCGCGGGCCTAATGGTTGCGGTAAATCCACCCTGCTCAAATTACTCGCCGGCCAATGGCAGGCCGTGAGTGGCGAGTGCCAGGTGGCGGTGTCCAGCGCTTATCTCGATCAGCACCTGGCGCTGCTGGATGATCGGCGTTGCATCATCGAACAACTCAACCTGCTCGACACCCCGCTGGCTGAAGCTGAGCTGCGTACGCGCCTGGCGTTACTGCAACTGGATGCGTTGCGGGTCACCCAACCAGTGGCGCAACTCAGCGGCGGCGAACGCCTGAAAGCCGCGATGGCTGTTGCCTTGTGGCGTGCTATCCCCGCACAACTGCTGCTATTGGATGAACCTACCAATCACCTGGACCTGGAATCGGTGCTCGCCTTTGAGCAAGCGTTGAAAAGCTTTAGCGGCGCGATGCTGGCTGTCTCCCATGACGAGGCTTTTCTACAGGCGATTGAGCCGACTCATCATTTGACGTGGCACAGTACCGGCTGGCAACTGGAGTATGCCTGA
- a CDS encoding DNA topoisomerase IB — protein MPDSSLPADLPRDLHYVDDTQPGIRRKKVRGKFQYLDAKGERITDADEIKRLNALAVPPAYTDVWICADPQGHLQATGRDARGRKQYRYHPRWREVRDSDKYSRLQAFGNALPKLRKQLEAQIAEPGFTREKVLATVVMLLDATLIRVGNTQYARENKSYGLTTLRNRHVDIKGNEIQFQFRGKSGVEHQVSVKDRRLASVVKRCMELPGQNLFQYLDEDGERHTVSSHDVNAYLHELTGEDFTAKDYRTWAGTAMALAVLRELAWQPESDAKRHVVAMVKDVARQLGNTPAVCRKCYIHPAVLEHFSLGELSKLPKPRVRKGLKAEEVALAMFLEKLAEDLPHKAKVG, from the coding sequence ATGCCTGATTCTTCGTTGCCCGCCGACCTGCCCCGCGACCTGCATTACGTTGACGACACCCAGCCTGGCATTCGCCGCAAGAAGGTGAGGGGTAAGTTCCAGTACCTGGACGCCAAAGGCGAGCGCATCACCGATGCCGACGAAATCAAACGTCTGAACGCCCTGGCCGTACCACCCGCCTACACCGATGTGTGGATCTGCGCCGACCCTCAAGGCCATTTGCAGGCCACCGGCCGCGATGCCCGTGGCCGCAAGCAATACCGCTACCACCCACGCTGGCGCGAAGTGCGTGACAGCGACAAGTACTCGCGGTTGCAGGCCTTCGGCAACGCCTTGCCGAAATTGCGCAAACAGCTGGAAGCACAGATAGCCGAGCCGGGGTTTACCCGCGAAAAGGTCCTGGCGACGGTGGTGATGTTGCTGGATGCCACGCTGATTCGCGTCGGCAATACCCAGTACGCCCGCGAGAATAAATCCTACGGCCTGACTACCCTGCGCAACCGTCATGTGGATATCAAGGGCAACGAGATCCAGTTTCAGTTTCGTGGCAAGAGCGGTGTCGAGCACCAGGTCAGTGTCAAGGACCGGCGCCTGGCCAGTGTGGTCAAGCGCTGTATGGAGCTGCCCGGGCAGAACCTGTTCCAGTACCTGGACGAAGACGGTGAACGCCATACCGTCAGTTCCCACGACGTCAACGCCTATCTGCATGAACTGACCGGCGAAGACTTTACCGCCAAGGACTATCGCACCTGGGCCGGCACGGCCATGGCGTTGGCGGTATTGCGCGAGTTGGCGTGGCAGCCGGAGTCCGACGCCAAGAGGCATGTGGTGGCGATGGTCAAGGACGTTGCCAGGCAGTTGGGCAACACGCCTGCGGTGTGCCGCAAATGTTACATCCACCCTGCGGTGCTTGAGCATTTCAGCCTCGGTGAATTGTCGAAGCTGCCCAAGCCCCGAGTGCGCAAGGGCCTGAAAGCCGAGGAAGTGGCCCTGGCGATGTTCCTTGAGAAATTGGCCGAGGACTTGCCGCACAAAGCCAAGGTGGGTTAG
- the modC gene encoding molybdenum ABC transporter ATP-binding protein, translating into MIDIRLRLKYSAFALDVDLQLPGRGVTALYGHSGSGKTTCLRCIAGLERAEEAFVQINDEVWQDSHKGLFVPAHKRALGYVFQEASLFPHLSVRANLAFGLKRIPRQQRRVDMAQATELLGIGHLLERQPQHLSGGERQRIGIARALLTSPRLLLMDEPLAALDSQRKSEILPYLERLHDELDIPVLYVSHAQDEVARLADHIVLLSEGKALASGPIGETLARLDLPLALGDDAGVVIAGRVIAYDEDYQLLTLQLPDCPLQIRVAHTPLALGQPLRVKIQARDVSLNLQAEAHSSILNRLPVTVTQDIGADNSAHVLVRLDAGGTPLLARITRFSRDQLHLHPGQALWAQIKAVAVLA; encoded by the coding sequence ATGATTGATATACGCCTGCGCTTGAAATACTCCGCCTTTGCCCTGGACGTCGACCTGCAATTGCCCGGCCGCGGCGTTACCGCGCTATACGGGCATTCCGGCTCCGGCAAGACCACCTGCCTACGCTGCATCGCCGGTTTGGAGCGCGCCGAAGAAGCTTTTGTGCAGATCAACGATGAGGTCTGGCAAGACAGCCACAAAGGGCTGTTTGTGCCTGCGCATAAACGCGCCTTGGGTTATGTGTTCCAGGAAGCCAGCTTGTTTCCCCACCTATCGGTACGGGCCAATCTGGCGTTCGGCCTCAAGCGCATTCCACGCCAGCAAAGGCGCGTGGACATGGCCCAGGCCACCGAGCTGCTGGGCATCGGCCATCTGCTCGAGCGTCAGCCACAACACCTGTCCGGCGGCGAGCGCCAACGCATCGGCATCGCCCGCGCCTTGCTTACCAGCCCCAGGTTGCTGTTGATGGATGAGCCCCTGGCGGCCCTGGACAGCCAACGCAAAAGCGAGATCCTGCCTTACCTGGAACGCCTGCACGACGAGCTGGATATTCCGGTGCTGTACGTCAGCCACGCCCAGGATGAGGTCGCGCGACTGGCCGACCATATCGTCTTGCTCAGCGAAGGCAAGGCCCTGGCCAGCGGGCCCATCGGCGAAACCCTGGCACGGCTCGACCTGCCGCTGGCCCTGGGCGACGATGCCGGCGTGGTGATCGCTGGCAGGGTGATTGCTTACGATGAGGACTACCAGTTGCTCACTCTGCAACTGCCCGACTGCCCGTTACAGATTCGCGTGGCTCACACGCCGCTGGCGTTGGGCCAACCGCTGCGGGTCAAGATCCAGGCACGGGATGTAAGCCTCAATTTGCAAGCGGAAGCACACAGCAGCATCCTCAATCGGCTCCCCGTCACCGTCACCCAAGACATTGGCGCGGATAACAGCGCCCATGTGCTGGTGCGCCTGGATGCAGGCGGCACGCCGTTGCTGGCACGCATTACGCGCTTCTCCCGCGACCAGTTGCACCTGCATCCGGGCCAAGCGTTGTGGGCGCAAATCAAGGCCGTGGCGGTGCTGGCCTAA
- the modB gene encoding molybdate ABC transporter permease subunit, giving the protein MPLSSADFSAIWLTIKLASLTTVILLIIGTPIALWLSRTTSWWRGPIGAVVALPLVLPPTVIGFYLLLTMGPNGYFGQFTQWLGLGTLTFSFAGLVIGSVIYSMPFVVQPLQNAFSAIGTRPLEVAATLRANPWDTFFTVILPLARPGFITASILGFAHTVGEFGVVLMIGGNIPDKTRVVSVQIYDHVEAMEYAQAHWLAGAMVVFAFLVLLALYSSRKTKMGWS; this is encoded by the coding sequence ATGCCCCTCTCGAGTGCTGATTTTTCCGCGATCTGGTTGACCATCAAGCTGGCGTCACTGACTACTGTGATCCTGTTGATCATCGGCACTCCGATTGCGCTGTGGCTGTCGCGCACCACCTCATGGTGGCGCGGCCCCATCGGTGCAGTGGTCGCATTACCGTTGGTACTGCCGCCAACGGTCATCGGTTTCTACTTGCTGTTGACCATGGGCCCCAACGGTTACTTCGGCCAGTTCACCCAGTGGCTGGGCCTGGGCACCCTCACCTTCAGCTTCGCCGGGCTGGTGATCGGCTCGGTGATCTATTCCATGCCTTTCGTGGTGCAGCCATTGCAGAACGCCTTCTCTGCCATCGGCACCCGCCCGTTGGAGGTGGCTGCGACCTTGCGCGCCAATCCGTGGGACACGTTTTTCACAGTGATCCTGCCCCTGGCGCGCCCGGGATTTATCACCGCATCGATCCTCGGCTTTGCCCATACCGTCGGCGAGTTCGGCGTGGTGCTGATGATCGGCGGCAATATCCCGGACAAGACCCGGGTGGTCTCGGTGCAGATCTACGACCACGTTGAAGCCATGGAGTATGCCCAGGCTCATTGGCTGGCCGGTGCCATGGTGGTGTTCGCGTTCCTCGTATTGCTGGCGCTGTACTCCAGCCGCAAAACCAAGATGGGCTGGAGCTGA
- the modA gene encoding molybdate ABC transporter substrate-binding protein has product MITRVSRLAPLLAVFALGSAHADEVQVAVAANFTAPIQAIAADFEKDTGHKLVAAYGATGQFYTQIKNGAPFEVFLSADDTTPQKLEVEGDTVKGSRFTYAVGTLALWSAKEGYVDAKGDVLKKNQFQHLSIANPKAAPYGLAATQVLARQGLTEQVKGKLVEGQNITQAYQFVSTGNAELGFVALSQIYKDGNVTRGSAWIVPASMHDPIKQDGVILNKGKDSAAAKALVDYLKGPKAAAVIKSYGYEL; this is encoded by the coding sequence ATGATCACCCGCGTCTCACGCCTGGCCCCCCTGCTTGCCGTATTTGCCTTGGGTTCGGCCCACGCTGATGAAGTGCAGGTGGCGGTGGCTGCCAACTTCACCGCGCCGATCCAGGCCATTGCCGCCGACTTCGAAAAAGACACCGGCCACAAACTGGTCGCGGCCTATGGCGCCACCGGGCAGTTCTACACTCAGATCAAGAACGGCGCGCCGTTCGAAGTGTTCCTCAGCGCCGATGACACCACCCCCCAAAAGCTCGAAGTTGAAGGCGATACCGTCAAGGGCTCGCGCTTCACGTACGCCGTCGGCACCTTGGCGCTGTGGTCGGCAAAGGAAGGCTACGTGGATGCCAAGGGTGACGTGCTGAAGAAAAACCAATTCCAGCACCTGTCCATCGCCAACCCCAAAGCCGCGCCCTACGGGCTGGCCGCCACCCAAGTGCTGGCCAGGCAAGGCTTGACCGAACAGGTCAAGGGCAAGCTCGTCGAGGGCCAGAACATCACCCAGGCCTATCAGTTCGTGTCCACCGGCAATGCCGAGCTGGGCTTTGTTGCCTTGTCGCAGATCTATAAGGACGGCAATGTCACTCGCGGTTCAGCGTGGATTGTTCCTGCGTCGATGCACGACCCGATCAAACAGGACGGCGTGATCCTCAACAAGGGCAAGGACAGCGCCGCCGCCAAGGCCCTGGTTGACTACCTCAAAGGGCCGAAAGCAGCGGCTGTAATCAAATCCTACGGTTACGAGCTGTAA
- a CDS encoding NAD(P)H-dependent flavin oxidoreductase: MSTWPDTRILDLLGIDVPIIQAPMAGATTTAMVIAAQQAGALGSMPAAALSIEQLREALTIIRQASTHPLNLNFFCHQPPDADDARDRRWKDLLQPYYLELGADFDAPTPASNRAPFNEAACQVVEEFRPEVVSFHFGLPEKTLLDRVKASGARVLSSATTVEEAIWLEEHGCDAIIAMGIEAGGHRGLFLSDDLNSQIGLMALVPQIVDAVSVPVIAAGGIGDARGIVAAMALGASAVQIGTVYLFTPEASITASHHHALRHAQASETALTNLFTGRPARGIVNRVMRELGAVNPAAPAFPKAGGALMPLKAKDEAGFSNLWAGQALGLGKDCSTYDLTCELAEQALARLTRN, from the coding sequence ATGAGCACCTGGCCAGACACTCGTATTCTCGACCTGCTCGGCATTGATGTGCCGATCATCCAGGCACCGATGGCCGGGGCGACAACCACCGCCATGGTGATTGCCGCCCAGCAAGCCGGCGCGCTGGGCTCCATGCCCGCCGCCGCGCTGAGCATCGAGCAATTGCGCGAAGCCCTGACCATTATCCGCCAAGCCAGTACGCACCCGCTGAACCTGAATTTCTTTTGCCACCAGCCACCTGACGCCGATGACGCGCGTGACCGCCGCTGGAAGGATTTGCTGCAACCCTACTACCTTGAACTGGGCGCTGATTTTGACGCGCCGACGCCTGCGTCCAATCGCGCACCATTCAACGAGGCCGCTTGCCAAGTGGTTGAGGAGTTTCGCCCTGAGGTTGTGAGTTTTCACTTCGGCCTGCCGGAAAAAACCTTGCTGGACCGGGTAAAAGCCAGCGGTGCCAGAGTGCTGTCCTCCGCGACCACCGTCGAAGAAGCCATCTGGCTGGAGGAGCACGGCTGCGACGCGATTATCGCCATGGGTATTGAAGCCGGTGGGCACCGTGGCCTGTTTCTCAGTGACGACCTCAACAGCCAGATCGGCTTGATGGCCTTGGTGCCGCAGATTGTCGACGCGGTCAGCGTGCCGGTGATTGCCGCAGGCGGCATCGGCGATGCGCGGGGCATTGTCGCCGCCATGGCTCTGGGCGCCTCGGCGGTGCAAATTGGCACGGTGTATCTGTTCACGCCCGAAGCCAGCATCACGGCTTCCCACCATCACGCGCTACGCCATGCACAGGCCAGTGAGACCGCACTGACCAACCTGTTCACCGGCCGCCCGGCGCGGGGCATCGTCAACCGTGTGATGCGTGAACTTGGCGCCGTCAACCCAGCCGCGCCGGCGTTCCCAAAAGCCGGTGGTGCATTAATGCCGCTCAAGGCCAAGGATGAAGCGGGTTTCAGCAACCTATGGGCGGGCCAGGCCCTGGGGCTTGGCAAAGATTGCTCCACCTATGACCTGACTTGCGAACTGGCCGAGCAGGCACTGGCCAGGCTCACGCGTAACTGA
- the ada gene encoding bifunctional DNA-binding transcriptional regulator/O6-methylguanine-DNA methyltransferase Ada yields MNNEHDPRWAAIIARDAKADALFVYGVKTTGVYCRPSSASRLPRPENIEFFDTPAQAEAAGYRPSKRAAGDRTQLAAHHAQLVANACRQIEQAETAPSLEVLAHQAGLSPFHFHRVFKASTGLTPKGYARALRSRKVRDGLKGQHSVTDTLYDAGFNSNSRFYEAADQLLGMKPRDYKSGGANNTIRFAVGQCSLGAILVAQSQRGVCAILLGDDPDKLVRDLQDQFPKAELVGADRGFEQLIAQVVGFVEAPALGLDLPLDLRGTAFQERVWQALREIPVGSTASYAQIAERIGAPNSFRAVAQACGANHLAVAIPCHRVVRSDGQLSGYRWGVERKRQLLERETPH; encoded by the coding sequence ATGAACAACGAACACGATCCGCGCTGGGCCGCCATCATTGCCCGCGATGCCAAGGCAGACGCCCTGTTTGTCTACGGCGTGAAAACCACCGGCGTATATTGCCGGCCCAGCAGCGCTTCGCGTTTACCGCGCCCGGAAAATATCGAATTCTTCGACACCCCGGCGCAGGCCGAAGCCGCGGGTTATCGTCCGAGCAAACGTGCCGCTGGCGACCGAACCCAACTGGCCGCCCATCATGCGCAGTTAGTCGCCAATGCCTGCCGGCAGATCGAACAGGCAGAAACGGCCCCGAGCCTTGAAGTACTGGCGCACCAGGCCGGGTTGAGCCCTTTCCACTTCCATCGTGTGTTCAAAGCCAGCACTGGCTTGACCCCCAAGGGCTATGCCCGTGCTCTGCGTTCGCGCAAGGTTCGCGACGGCCTCAAGGGCCAGCACTCAGTGACCGACACGCTGTATGACGCAGGTTTCAACTCCAACAGCCGTTTCTATGAAGCCGCCGATCAATTGCTCGGCATGAAGCCCCGCGATTACAAAAGCGGCGGTGCCAATAACACCATTCGCTTTGCCGTGGGCCAATGCTCGCTGGGGGCTATTCTGGTGGCACAGAGCCAACGTGGCGTGTGCGCGATTTTGCTCGGAGACGATCCGGACAAGCTGGTGCGCGACCTGCAAGACCAGTTTCCCAAGGCCGAACTGGTCGGCGCGGATCGGGGCTTCGAACAGCTGATCGCCCAAGTCGTGGGGTTTGTCGAAGCCCCTGCCCTGGGCCTTGATCTGCCCCTGGACCTGCGCGGCACGGCCTTTCAGGAGCGCGTGTGGCAGGCTTTGCGCGAGATTCCGGTGGGCAGCACCGCCAGCTATGCGCAGATAGCCGAGCGTATCGGCGCACCCAACTCCTTTCGCGCCGTGGCCCAGGCCTGTGGTGCCAACCACCTGGCGGTGGCGATTCCCTGTCATCGCGTGGTGCGCAGCGATGGCCAATTGTCGGGCTACCGCTGGGGCGTCGAGCGTAAGCGCCAATTGCTCGAACGCGAGACACCGCACTGA
- the alkB gene encoding DNA oxidative demethylase AlkB has translation MSGPTADLFADGALQQPPGREQIGEESYVLRGYALPWIERLLPELRRVLAQSPFRQMVTPGGFTMSAALSSCGELGWTTDTRGYRYSPLDPRNQQPWPPMPDTLRQLAAAAAAEAGFSGFLPDACLINRYVPGAKMSLHQDKNERCYSAPVVSVSLGLPAIFLFGGHQRSDKPQKISLFHGDVVVWGGVDRLRFHGVMPIKEGEHPVMGPQRINLTFRTAG, from the coding sequence ATGTCGGGGCCGACTGCCGATTTATTCGCCGATGGCGCCCTGCAACAACCCCCAGGGCGCGAGCAGATTGGCGAAGAGTCCTACGTACTCCGGGGCTACGCCCTGCCCTGGATTGAGCGCTTATTGCCTGAACTACGGCGTGTCCTGGCGCAATCTCCGTTTCGGCAGATGGTCACACCCGGTGGTTTCACCATGTCGGCAGCGCTGAGCAGTTGCGGCGAGCTGGGCTGGACCACCGACACCCGCGGCTATCGCTACAGCCCCCTCGACCCGCGCAACCAGCAACCCTGGCCGCCCATGCCCGACACCTTGCGCCAACTGGCCGCGGCGGCGGCAGCCGAGGCCGGTTTCAGCGGCTTTTTACCTGACGCCTGCCTGATCAATCGCTACGTGCCTGGAGCAAAGATGTCACTGCATCAGGACAAAAATGAGCGTTGCTACAGCGCCCCCGTAGTCTCGGTATCCCTGGGTCTGCCGGCTATTTTCCTGTTTGGTGGCCATCAGCGCAGTGACAAACCGCAGAAGATCTCGCTGTTCCATGGCGATGTGGTGGTCTGGGGCGGCGTTGATCGCCTGCGCTTTCATGGGGTGATGCCAATTAAGGAAGGCGAGCATCCCGTCATGGGCCCGCAACGCATCAACCTGACCTTTCGCACTGCCGGCTGA
- a CDS encoding DUF1883 domain-containing protein produces the protein MKFIHQREHLNEGDIVVIECSQTCNIRLMSDANFRSFKNGGRHTYHGGAFDKFPAKITAPSTGFWNITLDVVTRRAISVTRKPALSHKIRIVRRTSTKLS, from the coding sequence ATGAAATTCATCCACCAGCGTGAGCACCTCAACGAGGGAGACATTGTCGTCATCGAATGCTCGCAAACCTGCAACATTCGCCTGATGAGCGACGCGAACTTCCGCAGCTTCAAAAATGGTGGCCGCCATACCTATCATGGTGGCGCATTCGATAAGTTCCCAGCCAAGATCACCGCGCCCAGCACCGGGTTCTGGAACATCACCCTCGATGTGGTGACCCGTCGTGCCATCAGCGTGACCCGCAAGCCGGCGCTGTCCCACAAGATTCGCATCGTTCGTCGCACCAGCACCAAGTTGAGCTGA
- a CDS encoding fimbrial protein: MKRLHGAAGLLVLMGMTSNALAVDCRVNGGAWQTGNPNLHVPVTVTLSADRTRIMLEGARLECRYSPGQGPAWGEDYWATGNASGTPWTPGPKFSSERTGLRINGSFLNTPVTPGIRVATMPNNGVVYPINITPYILMRSGPSNPIDVRVGDNLGLLRISSSNNWDHTRPQVTVTYSAANNFTVSPSTCTINNNNPMEINFGDVHQRAIGSDPLTTSIRVNRRLNYSCPDGGITTPITITYKGTQSSFDNRLLMMTNPNVGTAMVRAGTAVQVNGSFRTQITNSVGGDDVTFSLVRRAGSLPTPGATSGSGVLVMGVP, from the coding sequence ATGAAACGACTGCATGGGGCCGCAGGGCTTCTCGTCTTGATGGGAATGACATCGAACGCACTGGCCGTCGATTGTCGGGTTAACGGCGGTGCCTGGCAGACGGGCAACCCCAATCTGCATGTACCGGTCACGGTGACCTTGAGTGCGGACCGCACCCGGATCATGTTGGAGGGTGCCAGGCTGGAATGCCGGTATTCCCCCGGCCAGGGTCCTGCCTGGGGGGAGGACTACTGGGCAACGGGGAACGCCTCGGGGACACCCTGGACTCCCGGCCCCAAATTCAGCAGCGAAAGGACCGGTTTGCGTATCAATGGGAGTTTTCTGAATACCCCAGTTACGCCGGGTATCCGGGTGGCGACGATGCCCAACAACGGCGTGGTTTATCCTATCAATATTACCCCGTACATCCTGATGCGCAGCGGCCCGTCCAACCCGATCGATGTTCGCGTCGGCGACAACCTCGGCCTGTTGCGCATCAGCAGTTCGAACAACTGGGATCACACCCGGCCGCAGGTAACTGTCACCTATAGCGCCGCCAACAACTTCACAGTGTCTCCATCGACCTGCACGATCAACAATAACAATCCGATGGAGATCAACTTCGGCGATGTACATCAGCGCGCCATAGGTAGCGATCCCCTGACAACCTCTATTCGCGTCAACCGCAGGCTCAACTACTCGTGCCCGGATGGCGGGATTACCACGCCCATCACCATCACCTACAAAGGCACACAGTCGTCGTTCGACAATCGATTGCTGATGATGACCAATCCGAACGTGGGTACAGCCATGGTGCGTGCGGGGACTGCGGTGCAGGTGAACGGTTCATTCCGGACCCAGATCACCAATAGCGTAGGCGGCGATGATGTGACGTTTTCACTGGTTCGGCGTGCGGGCTCCCTGCCCACTCCAGGGGCAACGAGCGGTAGCGGTGTGTTGGTGATGGGGGTGCCATGA